A single region of the Salvia splendens isolate huo1 chromosome 18, SspV2, whole genome shotgun sequence genome encodes:
- the LOC121776151 gene encoding uncharacterized protein LOC121776151, which yields MSEDDRTVFSSQSDEIARQIAEIMSKSFAMMMPPTTIKPEDTNNPLEPPITYKIDIQHLHIGGNKLNGENYSTWAVLMQTAISGRGMVSHIIGVSPSPPRTDPTFPQWQQANHCVFTWLIYNIEPRLVNRVSKQPTAKHIWDALAVTYGSGGDKLQVYDLYTRASMVKQGNQSLEETWSTLQDLWLSIDQKQITQMKCPEDIKIHDQFIQELRLYQFLIAIDSKYETTKREIVKMEPLSSVDQAYNLVQREETRSQVLQPNNSNNGVTSDGVGSGLAVRGRQNQPTGWVPNGGRGGGGSGGGIGWNRRNDGENKSRLVCSYCKKKNTPKSRVSS from the coding sequence ATGTCAGAAGACGATAGAACAGTGTTCTCATCCCAGTCGGATGAGATCGCTCGGCAAATCGCCGAAATCATGAGCAAAAGTTTTGCCATGATGATGCCACCAACAACAATCAAACCAGAAGATACAAACAACCCACTAGAACCACCAATAACCTACAAAATCGATATTCAACATCTCCACATCGGAGGAAACAAATTGAATGGGGAGAATTACTCCACGTGGGCCGTACTGATGCAAACGGCGATAAGTGGCAGGGGGATGGTTTCTCACATAATTGGAGTGTCGCCCTCCCCGCCACGGACAGATCCAACCTTCCCGCAATGGCAGCAAGCCAACCATTGCGTGTTTACATGGCTCATATATAACATCGAACCACGGTTGGTCAATCGGGTTTCGAAGCAACCTACGGCCAAACACATCTGGGATGCGTTGGCCGTCACGTACGGAAGCGGAGGAGACAAACTCCAGGTATACGACCTGTACACGAGAGCAAGTATGGTGAAACAGGGAAACCAGTCATTGGAGGAAACTTGGAGTACCCTACAAGATTTATGGTTATCAATAGATCAAAAACAAATAACTCAGATGAAGTGCCCCGAAGATATCAAGATACACGATCAATTCATCCAAGAACTGAGACTTTATCAATTCTTAATTGCAATTGACAGTAAGTATGAAACTACCAAGAGGGAGATAGTGAAGATGGAGCCACTTTCCTCTGTGGATCAAGCCTACAACCTGGTCCAGCGTGAGGAAACACGATCTCAAGTGTTACAGCCCAACAACTCCAACAATGGAGTTACTTCAGACGGTGTAGGCTCTGGACTCGCCGTTCGAGGAAGGCAGAATCAGCCCACCGGCTGGGTGCCGAACGGAGGTCGCGGCGGcggaggcagcggcggcggaaTTGGATGGAACCGGCGGAATGATGGCGAAAACAAATCCAGACTGGTGTGCTCGTATTGCAAGAAAAAAAACACACCAAAGAGTCGTGTTTCGAGTTAG
- the LOC121776152 gene encoding uncharacterized protein LOC121776152 — translation MKFKKATNSSNSKSKSFPQPRTCEFKPAYLMTKKVMASTELTIADSYPHELNMKIGKFEVLRLVENRYEKKLAAAQISGHSSSSSSIRPKKRKINNLPNPIPSPFHNGIADDSTTMIGQDSLNHGSAADPTEEDSMNMIAEILLSLSTAGPAPPEDLTILIEQVSRGKGIATPEAKLVIQKELYKTDLDKGHGRLSIPFSQIKSVFLTKEKEDFLRGRAMNNRKNHLEVMIMAPGVAPVAVKLSEWVTEKSNGGKKSRSYVINGKWNDFVKNNNNLEVGMVVQLWCFQLEEELCFALLPVVP, via the exons atgaagttcaaaAAAGCTACCAATTCCTCGaactcaaaatcaaaatcattcccacaaCCCCGAACCTGCGAATTCAAGCCTGCCTATCTCATGACTAAAAAAGTGATGGCTTCCACAGAGCTAACCATCGCCGATTCCTATCCCCACGAGCTCAACATGAAGATCGGTAAGTTTGAGGTCTTACGCTTAGTGGAGAATCGATATGAGAAGAAACTCGCCGCCGCGCAAATCTCCGGccactcctcctcctcctcctccatccGGCCCAAGAAAAGAAAGATCAACAATCTCCCCAATCCAATTCCCTCTCCATTCCACAACGGCATTGCCGATGATTCAACTACCATGATTGGTCAGGATTCGCTCAACCACGGCTCGGCGGCGGATCCTACCGAGGAGGATTCAATGAACATGATTGCAGAGATTCTGCTCTCTCTCAGCACTGCGGGGCCGGCTCCGCCTGAGGATTTAACTATCCTGATTGAACAG GTTTCGCGCGGGAAAGGGATTGCGACGCCGGAGGCAAAACTGGTGATACAGAAGGAGCTGTACAAGACCGACTTGGACAAGGGGCACGGCCGATTATCAATCCCGTTCTCCCAGATCAAATCCGTTTTTCTCACGAAGGAGAAGGAGGATTTTCTCCGTGGCCGCGCAATGAACAATAGGAAAAATCACTTGGAGGTTATGATTATGGCGCCGGGGGTGGCGCCAGTTGCCGTGAAACTCTCTGAGTGGGTTACAGAGAAGAGTAACGGCGGGAAGAAGTCGCGAAGCTACGTTATCAATGGTAAATGGAATgattttgtgaaaaataataataatctggAAGTGGGGATGGTTGTGCAGCTGTGGTGTTTCCAGCTTGAAGAGGAGCTGTGCTTCGCGCTCCTGCCGGTGGTTCCTTAA